Proteins encoded together in one Abyssibacter profundi window:
- a CDS encoding LysR family transcriptional regulator, whose translation MKLTLDALRVMDAIDQAGSFAGAGELLFRVPSAITYSVRKLEDDLGVAIFDRSGRKAQLTEAGRELLERGRRLLIEAEDLEDRVRRMATGWESEIRIAVDDIIGVSRLMPLLTQFYADARETTPRVRLLTEVYGGPTDALAAGRADLAIGVTGELPQEPAMRSQTLGWVRFLFCVSADHPLAGHPDPITADVLRQYRAVVVSDTSRTLPGRSSGFLPEQDVLSVPSVAAKLAAQLDGLGVGFLPSCIAGPEVTAGRLVVRDVGIQREPALFKLVWRADREGRAMDWFVRTLSTYEPILALLDPLPAAGDPDAEPRE comes from the coding sequence ATGAAACTGACGCTCGATGCTTTACGCGTGATGGACGCCATCGACCAGGCGGGCAGTTTCGCCGGTGCAGGCGAATTGTTGTTCCGCGTGCCTTCGGCGATTACGTATTCGGTGCGCAAGCTGGAGGATGATCTGGGCGTCGCGATCTTCGACCGTAGCGGTCGCAAGGCCCAGTTGACCGAGGCCGGGCGAGAACTGCTGGAGCGCGGGCGCCGCCTGCTCATCGAGGCCGAAGACCTGGAAGATCGCGTCCGCCGCATGGCCACCGGGTGGGAATCGGAGATCCGCATCGCCGTCGATGACATCATCGGCGTCTCCCGACTCATGCCGTTGCTCACGCAGTTCTACGCGGATGCGCGTGAAACCACCCCACGTGTGCGCCTGCTCACCGAGGTGTATGGCGGGCCCACGGATGCCCTGGCCGCGGGTCGGGCCGATCTGGCCATTGGCGTGACCGGGGAGCTGCCACAAGAGCCGGCGATGCGCTCGCAAACGCTGGGCTGGGTCCGGTTTCTGTTCTGTGTCTCGGCCGACCACCCGCTGGCCGGGCACCCCGACCCGATCACGGCCGATGTGTTGCGGCAGTATCGTGCGGTGGTGGTCAGCGATACATCACGGACCCTGCCGGGGCGCTCCAGCGGTTTTCTGCCTGAACAGGATGTGCTGAGCGTGCCCAGCGTGGCTGCTAAGCTCGCCGCCCAGCTCGATGGCCTCGGCGTGGGCTTTCTGCCATCGTGCATTGCTGGCCCCGAAGTCACCGCCGGCCGTCTGGTGGTCAGAGACGTCGGCATTCAGCGGGAACCCGCGCTGTTCAAGCTGGTCTGGCGCGCCGACCGCGAGGGCCGCGCGATGGACTGGTTTGTCCGTACACTAAGCACCTATGAACCGATTCTTGCTCTGCTTGATCCCCTGCCTGCTGCTGGCGACCCCGACGCCGAACCACGCGAATGA